The segment CGAATTGGGAAGCGATTAAAAAAGCAGAAAAAGGTCATGAAGTGGATGTCCCATTATTAAAAGGTGAATATCGTCCGACTTCCGCGCTACAAACTTCGTATAATTATCAAAAAAAGGCAGCAACAGTTGGTTTTGATTGGCCAAATGTAGAAGATGCATGGGAGAAGTTTGCTGAGGAATGGCAAGAGTTCCGTGAAGAGATTGCGAGCGGTTCACCGACAACCCGTTTAGACGAATTTGGTGATGTATTATTTACACTTGTGAATCTTGCCCGTTTTTATAAAATTTCACCCGAAGAGGCAATGGTCCATGCAAATGAAAAATTTGCACGCCGCTTTCATTATGTAGAACAACGTGTCAAGGCAAGCGGGGAATCTTTTGAAAGCTTTACATTAGATCAATTAGATGCCTTTTGGGATGAGGCAAAACGAATAGAAAGAGGGGAATAGTTCCATGCGTTTAGATAAATATTTAAAAGTGTCGCGTTTAATTAAGCGTCGTACATTAGCAAAAGAAGTAGCCGTACAAGGGCGTATTGCGATTAATGGAAAAGTTGCAAAGGCAAGCACTGCGGTGAAAGTTGGCGATGAGCTGGCAATTCGATTCGGTCAAAAGATTGTAACAGCTCGCGTAGAAGAGTTACGTGAGATGGTAAAAAAAGAAGATGCTTTAAAAATGTTTACCATTCTAAAAGAAGAACGATTAGAAAAAGTAGAACCTGAATTTATTGATGATGAAGAATAATAGATAACTTAAATTAATGGTATGTATCGTACATATAATTACGGTAGAGAACATTGATTTACAAGTATGTAAGCATGACAGCGAACTAGTTGTC is part of the Solibacillus sp. FSL K6-1523 genome and harbors:
- a CDS encoding RNA-binding S4 domain-containing protein, with amino-acid sequence MRLDKYLKVSRLIKRRTLAKEVAVQGRIAINGKVAKASTAVKVGDELAIRFGQKIVTARVEELREMVKKEDALKMFTILKEERLEKVEPEFIDDEE